One genomic segment of Nonomuraea coxensis DSM 45129 includes these proteins:
- a CDS encoding TetR/AcrR family transcriptional regulator: MTTTPDGRADARRNRELVLRTAARVFTEEGTGASLGRIAQRAGVGAGTVYRHFPSKEILIEAVLAEHVEDMVAAAARWRARAAPGDALFGFLLEAIERSAGRRHVCDALTGDRSWPRAGLARGTRRFHEALERLLREARQAGAIRADVRADDLAALAAGGVTLRSAHRDEARGSQVVRLLLDGLRARAVTEPGSFRDGTGALARHGTTVPRHCAECGAVLRVRATGRPARYCGPACRQRAHRRRRAGRG, encoded by the coding sequence GTGACGACAACACCCGACGGGCGTGCCGACGCCCGCCGCAACCGCGAGCTCGTGCTCCGTACGGCGGCGCGGGTCTTCACCGAGGAGGGGACCGGCGCGTCGCTCGGCCGCATCGCGCAGCGCGCCGGGGTGGGGGCCGGGACCGTCTACCGGCACTTCCCGAGCAAGGAGATCCTCATCGAGGCCGTGCTCGCCGAGCACGTCGAGGACATGGTGGCCGCCGCCGCCCGCTGGCGGGCCCGCGCCGCGCCCGGCGACGCGCTGTTCGGGTTCCTGCTGGAGGCGATCGAGCGGTCGGCGGGCCGCCGGCACGTCTGCGACGCGCTGACCGGGGACCGCAGCTGGCCGCGCGCCGGCCTCGCAAGGGGGACCCGGCGCTTCCACGAGGCGCTGGAGCGGCTGCTGCGCGAGGCGAGACAGGCCGGTGCGATCCGCGCCGACGTGCGGGCGGACGACCTCGCGGCGCTCGCCGCAGGCGGCGTCACCCTGCGCTCGGCCCACCGCGACGAGGCCCGCGGCTCCCAGGTGGTGCGGCTGCTGCTCGACGGCCTGCGCGCCCGTGCCGTCACGGAACCTGGGTCGTTCCGTGACGGCACGGGCGCGCTCGCGCGTCACGGAACCACCGTGCCACGGCACTGCGCGGAGTGCGGCGCGGTGCTCCGGGTGCGCGCCACCGGCCGACCGGCCCGCTACTGCGGTCCCGCCTGCCGGCAGCGCGCCCACCGTCGCCGCCGCGCCGGGCGGGGCTGA
- a CDS encoding MarR family winged helix-turn-helix transcriptional regulator, whose protein sequence is MARTARLFVDLVRVETRLWNAVDARLQAEHGLRLGQYDLLTVIAGRPGCRVLDLVHEVAITVGAASKAVDRLEAAGWCRRVANPADGRSSFLELTPAGERILSGARPVYEEEIERWTSRLLPPGALEELATSLRTIRAALEAEQRS, encoded by the coding sequence ATGGCTCGCACCGCGCGGCTGTTCGTGGACCTCGTCCGCGTCGAGACCCGGCTCTGGAACGCCGTGGACGCCCGGCTCCAGGCCGAGCACGGCCTCCGGCTGGGCCAGTACGACCTGCTGACGGTGATCGCCGGGCGTCCCGGGTGCCGGGTGCTCGACCTCGTGCACGAGGTCGCCATCACGGTCGGCGCGGCGAGCAAGGCCGTGGACCGGCTGGAGGCGGCAGGCTGGTGCCGCCGCGTCGCCAACCCGGCCGACGGCCGCTCGTCGTTCCTCGAACTCACCCCGGCCGGCGAGCGGATCCTGTCCGGGGCGCGGCCCGTGTACGAGGAGGAGATCGAGCGCTGGACCTCCCGCCTGCTGCCGCCCGGCGCGCTGGAGGAGCTGGCGACGTCCCTGCGCACGATCCGCGCCGCGCTGGAGGCGGAGCAGCGTTCCTGA
- a CDS encoding alpha/beta hydrolase, protein MSRQQRQALDALLRDAPKSPDATVEEARAGFDQMFQAPAPEGVTVRDTTLGGRPALELDTGDPAAAVLLYLHGGGYVVGSPRTHLALAGELARRARTRVVSPDYRLAPEHPFPAAVEDGLAAYRELLALSGSPARVALAGDSAGGGLAIATLLAAREEGLPMPAAVVMFSPWTDLTFTGASIDTKHGIDPIFVRSDLEVYRTHYLGRQDPSTPTASPALADLTGLPPLLVQAGSNELLLDDAVLLAARAAAADVDVTLQVWGGLPHVFQHHTALVEEAGQALDDAARFLSRHM, encoded by the coding sequence ATGAGCCGTCAGCAACGCCAAGCCCTGGACGCCCTGCTCCGCGACGCGCCGAAGAGCCCTGACGCCACCGTGGAGGAGGCGCGGGCGGGCTTCGACCAGATGTTCCAGGCGCCGGCGCCGGAGGGGGTGACCGTCCGGGACACCACTCTCGGCGGCCGTCCCGCGCTCGAACTCGACACCGGCGACCCGGCCGCCGCCGTGCTGCTCTACCTGCACGGCGGCGGGTACGTGGTCGGCTCGCCGCGCACCCATCTCGCCCTCGCGGGTGAGCTGGCGCGCCGCGCCCGTACCCGGGTGGTCTCGCCCGACTACCGGCTCGCCCCCGAGCACCCGTTCCCGGCGGCGGTCGAGGACGGCCTGGCCGCCTACCGCGAACTGCTCGCCCTGAGCGGGAGCCCGGCCCGCGTCGCCCTGGCCGGGGACTCCGCGGGGGGCGGGCTGGCGATCGCGACGCTGCTGGCGGCGCGCGAGGAAGGGCTGCCCATGCCGGCGGCGGTCGTGATGTTCTCCCCGTGGACCGACCTGACGTTCACCGGCGCGAGCATCGACACCAAGCACGGGATCGACCCCATCTTCGTCCGGTCCGACCTGGAGGTATATCGCACGCACTACCTGGGACGGCAGGACCCGTCCACTCCGACGGCCAGCCCCGCGCTGGCCGACCTCACGGGGCTGCCGCCCCTGCTCGTCCAGGCGGGCTCGAACGAGCTCCTGCTGGATGACGCGGTGCTCCTCGCCGCCCGCGCCGCCGCGGCCGACGTGGACGTGACGCTCCAGGTCTGGGGCGGGCTGCCGCACGTCTTCCAGCACCACACGGCGCTCGTCGAGGAGGCGGGGCAGGCCCTCGACGACGCGGCGCGCTTCCTTTCCCGCCACATGTGA